AGTGGATTTATATGAGGTCTTCTGCGGGGTGCTCTATGTGCTGAAGAGTGGGTGTCAGTGGCGGATGCTGCCCTCGGATTTTCCGGCGTGGGAGGTGTGCTACTCGTATTTCCGCCAGTGGAAAGACAAGGCCACGCCGGAACACGACAGCCTCCTGGAAGAGGCCTTAAAAAAATGTGGTTGGCGTGGTCAGACAACGCAGTGGTCGGACCGAACAAACCAGCTTCCTCATCGTTGATGCGCAGAGCGTCAAGAACACGGATACCGCCGAAGAGAAGGGCTACGATGGAGGGAAGCAGGTGTCAGGCATCAAGCGCCATCTCGCCGTGGATACGCAAGGCCTGCCGCATGCGATTCACATCACGACCGCCAACGTCACCGACCGAGCCGGAGCGCTGGCCGCATTCGGCCTCCATAAACCCCGCCTCTCCGAGGTCAAGAAGGTGCTGGCCGATGGGGGCTATACGGGCGAGACATTTGCCGAGCGTGTCCAGGAAATTCTTGGCTGTTCCGTTGAAATCGCCAAACGCAGTGCACTTCATACCTTTGCCGTCATCCCGAAGCGCTGGGTGGTGGAACGCTCCTTCGCGTGGTTGGAAAAATGCCGCAGACTCTGGAAAAACTGCGAACGCAAACTCGCCACCAGCCTCAATATGGTCGTCCTGGCGTTCCTCATCATCGGCCTGAAAAGATTATAAACAGGCTCTTACTCCCTTGCCCCAAGCACCAGCCGTGGCGTGAGCATCTCCAGACGCTGAGACCGCCATGCCGGTACAGCGATTGATTCGATCCGTCTGACGCGCCGTGTAATTTTCAAACACAATCTAGGCTACTCTAGAAGTCTAGAAGTGTCAGGACGCACGATTCGTCAATGGGTTCGAGGCCGTGGATGTCGGAAGAAGCACTGGTGGGATTTATCCGTGCGCCGTTATTATGAGGCGCACGGCGCGAGCAAGCTTGATGTGGTGAGCCGGCTGGGACTCGATCCCAGTCCTCGCCTTAAAAGTTCGAAAGAACGGCTTTTGACAAGTGCTCGCTATTGCACCGGTTTCCCCATTATTCGTTGCAATATTGACAGATTAGCGCATTCCATTGATTCTATGCGGTCCCGCCTCTTTCCTTCCATTCCTGAGGGACTTGGTTGCTGTTTGTTGTGTGTCCACCGAGATTAACGGATATTGTATTGTCGAATGGCTATCCCGGTTCATGAACCCCTTTGCTGAGACAGTTTGGAATGACTAGGGGAACTCTAGGGCGGGTTCTGGCGAGCGGATAGCTTGCGACTCAGCTGCTAAGATCTGTGCGATCGATTGCTGCTTTTCTTTCTCCGGTGGCCATCCGACAATGTTGGCATGACGCGAGCGACGGTCCGTATCGGCATTGAAGCTGAGCTTTTGGTCGTAAACGAGACCTGCATTCAGATCGAAGCGTCCCAACAGTGGTCGGTTCCTGACACGAGCGACTTTTTCTAGTCCAAGACTCCATATTTCAGAATCTGGCAACCCTGAAACGCGGAAAACAGACCTAGCCCCATCCGAAGCCGGCATAAAAGCACTGTGGCGCACCGTACCATTGGCTCTAATATCTCTCTTCTCAAGTTGATACTTGCAAACGGTTTCAAGGCGTGAAACAACGGGGTCAAGTTCGAGGTTAGGAGAGGACCCGGCGAATATTCTCGACAATAGACGAAGGAATCGCTTCAGATATGAACTCAGTTCCATATGTTTTTTGCCCTCTTCCAAATAGGCCAGCGTAAGTGATAACGCCCTTTCCGGAGAATCCGACTAAGAAAGAGCAATAGTTACTAACAAACCATTCCAAAGCGAGATCTCCATTGGGCTCAATAATTACTTCTGGAATTGGGAGAGTGGATGGAAGCTTTCTGAGAAAATCGATTGTTTCTTTGCAAGTGAGTTCGGAAATTGGTGCAATCTCTCCGCCTTGTCGGGATTCAGCATAGGCGTCCATCACAGAATCTATTGCTTCTTTCCTTTTTTGTCTGCTGGCTGGGAGTTCAAAATCCTTGAAAGTTGTTGGAAGAAAATTCAGAACAGCATCCTGGCTGCTCGGACCGGCATATCCCAGGAGATTAACCAGTGGATAATGAAATGCTGCTGTAGTCATTCGAGTAGCCCCGCTGTAGTCTCAGTAATGCTTTCGAAAAAGACCCGGTTCTTGATAGCTCGCAACGTATCTATCCTATCCCATGCCATTCTATCCCAAGAATCCGTCCGGTTTTCAAACAATTTCTCCATGAAAACATCTATATCAATCACAACCGGAACCAGTGTTGGCTTGACTCCCGGCTGGAATGACTGAGTAATGATGATCATGACCTGGTTCTTTTCGTCTGGAATAGCCATCCTGGTAAGAAAACTTGAGTATGCTTGTGGAAGTGCGTTTGGAATTACCGGAGCTGCTGTTAAATAGTCGTCGAAATCGATCAGAGGTCCAGGAAGTTCAACTTGATTAATGAAACGAGTAGCAATGCGAGTTATCGCTTCGGGTTTCATTGATTCCCGATAGACTTGCCACGCGGCATAGGCACCTTTTCGGAGGGCTTCCCAGTTATCATATGGCTTGAGACAGCTAAAGGTGAAGCTATCCAGCTTTGCTTGGATGACGCGTTTGCCATCTTTGCTGTCATATCGGTAACCAACATGACTCGATATAGTTTCCTGTCGGGAAGGAGGGCCAACCTCAAAGAGCATTTGCACAGCTCGCAGCTCTTTTTCTTCTGGAAATTGCCCTGGCAATTGTTCCTGTATTGCAAGGGTAAAACGCTTAATAAGAGCTGGGTCTTGCTTGTCTGTAGGGAGCTTAACTCGAATATCAATAACTGCCTCTGTTATTGGAGCCTTTGTAAGATGACGCTCTCTGGCCATGGTAGGAGCGCATTATACAGACTCTGCTGTGAAAAGTGTCTGGCCGTGTCATGTCCGTTAGCTATTTACTATTCGTCCCAATTCTAGAGACCATAGGAGTGAAAACTTTCTCAAGGAAGCCCAGGGAGTGCCGGAGGCTTCTCTGTGAAGCACCTCAGCGCTTTAGTGTGTGAGCGGTCATCCACTCCTTCGCCTCACAGGCGACATTCATAAGTGCCGCGAGATCGTTGAGACCGAATGAGGTGCTGTTGCGCCACATGCCGGACCGATCCTTGAATGGTCGGGAAAAGGTCGTTGAGAAGAACGGGTCGTTCTCGCTGACATTCTGCCAGATCGTCGCCTTGATGTTCCCGCGAGGCAGGGGCCGGAACCGGAGTGCCGGAGAGGATTATGCAGCGAGGGTGACAGTGCGCGAGTGATGCGCCTCGGAGTTGATAGCCGGACACTTGTTGCCGCTGGCGACTCAGAAGAACCCTATTCACTTCCGCCTTGGGCTGACAAACAGGTCCTGATGACTCATACAGATGAATGAGAGGACCTTCACTGTCCTTCGATTCTCACGCCGCGACCGTAGGGATTGGTGGGACTATCAGAGCGAAAGGGACTGCCTGCACCGTAAGGATTGTTGATGGAGTCTGGCGAAAGCGGAGACCCGAACCGACCGTAGGGGTTGCTGGTCGAATCAGGATCGCAGGGGTTGGCGCTCAGCTTGCCGAGGTCTTCGGCTGCGACCGGCATCGTGAAGGCACAGAGTGCGATGGCGGTAAAGATGGCTTGCTTCAGGCCACCCTCTCGATTGCTATTCAGGCTGCTGTCTCTTCAGATCCTCCTTACGCGGCTTCACCTCTTAAGCCATCTTGAAATCCAAGAGAGCATAGACTTTCAGATGCTTGACGACTTTGAATCTTGTGTCCGCTGAAACCAAGGCAGCGACTTCGAGGCGGATGGCTACGGCAGCTATAACAGAGTCGTTGGTCATCAGACCATAACGCTCTTGTAGCGGCAGGGCCTTGTCGAGCAGGTCAGTCCTTGTGCCGACTTCAAACCCCAACCCAATGTGATGAGTGCGGCCACCTTCTCGCGATAGATCGTGAGGCGCTTGAGCACGTCGGGCTTGGCCGCGAGCTGTCTCGCAGGATTCCCGCCTGAAATCTTCCCTAACACTATCGCTTCAGCCAACATGAGTGTGTGAGGCAACTCCTGCCGAACCGGCTGCCGGGCCACACCGATCAGTTCTCGCCGCTCGATTCGTCGCAGCAGCCGTTGGGCTTGTGCCGATATCCCTTGCTCAGCGTATAGCAAGACGTCCGTGTCAACGACGCACAGACTGCCGCCGGGAATATCATCGAGATTCATTGATCCCATACATCTTCTTTGATTACTCGCTGGAACTGCTCGTGCTTGAGCTTGATCGGTCACTCACAAAATGACTGATGGGCCATCTCTCACTCTTTCGGGCTCGTGGGACCGGCGCTGAGGTATTGGACCAGGGCATCCTGGATAAGATCGCTGATGGAGCAACCCTCCTCTGCGGCCTTGCGCTTAATCAGCTTCATAATCTCTTCTTCTATTTGCGTGCCGATTTTTAGTTTCATCGCGGTTACCCCTGTTGCCGAAGCGCCAATCAGGGTGTGAGCATCTCCATCACACACACTGACACACCATGCCCGCACAGTGATTGGCTCGATCCGGCTGTATCGGTTGATAATTGTCTACCACGATCTAGGCTATTCTAGAAGTGTCAAGAAGGGTTCGGCGAAACCGTTGCGGGCGCTGAATGCTGGAAAAAGTACTGGTGGGATTTATCCGTGCGCCGTTATTATGAGGCGCACGGCACGAGCAAGCTTGGTTTGGTGAGCCGGCTGGGACTCGAACCCAGGGCCCTCGCCTTAAAAGGGCGATGCTCTACCGACTGAGCTACCGGCTCACAGTGAAGAGGCGGAATCATAATCTTATTTCTGAAACGACTGGGTGGGACCAGCCAAGAACACTGCCGCATCATAGCATTGACCAATGACCGATGACCGATGACTATTGACTATTTTTCACGAGCGTTTGGGGCTTCGACGGGAACAGTCTAAGGGATTACGCAACATGATCGTCTCCGCGCGCTTGGACCCAGTCGAAATCATATCGATTCGGCACTGCGACAACTCTTCGATTCGAGCCAAGTAACGTTTCGCTTCGACGGGGAGGCGCTTGTAGCTGGTCGTCCCTGTCGTCGCAGTGGTCCATCCTTTCATCCGTTGATAGACCGGTTCGCAGCTGGTCAATAGGTCCAAATCAGCCGGCATACTCTTATAGATGGTGCCCCCATGTCTGTACCCAGTACAGAGCTTCAACTCCTTACAGCCGTCGAGCACATCGAGTTTGGTCAGAGCCAGGGACGTGAGCCCATTCACCAGCGTCGCATGACGAACCACGACCGCATCAAACCAACCGCAGCGCCTTGCACGTCCTGTGGTCGAACCAAATTCTCGCCCTCGTTCCTGGAGCCCCCGTCCGACCTCATCAGTCAGTTCCGTCGGAAACGGCCCACTGCCGACTCTTGTCGAGTAGGCCTTGGCGATGCCCATGACCGCGTCAATCATCGTGGGACCGACACCGGTGCCCGTACAGGCCCCGCCTGCGGCGGCACTGGACGAGGTCACATAGGGATAGGTGCCGAAGTCCACATCCAGGTTCGTGCCTTGAGCCCCTTCAAATAAGACCGTCTTGTTCTTTTCTATCGCGCGATTCAACAGCAGGGTGGTATCGACGATGTGGCTCCTGAGTCGATCGGCATAACCCATGTACTGCTCGAAGACTTTGTCGACCCGAAACGTCTCGACTTTATACAATCGCTCTAAGAACCAGTTCATCTCGACAAGATTCTCTTCGAGTTTTCTCTTGAACAGCGATGCGTTCAGCAGATCCCCCATGAGAATGCCGATCCGCGCCATTTTGTCAGCGTATGAGGGCCCGATCCCCCGTCCGGTCGTACCAATCTTCCGTGATCCCTTCGATTGTTCCGACGCGCGGTCGATCGCCTTATGATAGGGGAGGATGAGGTGCGCCCGCTGACTGACGGCGA
This region of Nitrospira sp. genomic DNA includes:
- a CDS encoding IS5 family transposase (programmed frameshift); this encodes MRATYPSDISRKQFSVIVPILEHARKKTRPREVDLYEVFCGVLYVLKSGCQWRMLPSDFPAWEVCYSYFRQWKDKATPEHDSLLEEALKKCGWRGQTQRSGRTEQTSFLIVDAQSVKNTDTAEEKGYDGGKQVSGIKRHLAVDTQGLPHAIHITTANVTDRAGALAAFGLHKPRLSEVKKVLADGGYTGETFAERVQEILGCSVEIAKRSALHTFAVIPKRWVVERSFAWLEKCRRLWKNCERKLATSLNMVVLAFLIIGLKRL
- a CDS encoding TIGR04255 family protein; translated protein: MARERHLTKAPITEAVIDIRVKLPTDKQDPALIKRFTLAIQEQLPGQFPEEKELRAVQMLFEVGPPSRQETISSHVGYRYDSKDGKRVIQAKLDSFTFSCLKPYDNWEALRKGAYAAWQVYRESMKPEAITRIATRFINQVELPGPLIDFDDYLTAAPVIPNALPQAYSSFLTRMAIPDEKNQVMIIITQSFQPGVKPTLVPVVIDIDVFMEKLFENRTDSWDRMAWDRIDTLRAIKNRVFFESITETTAGLLE
- a CDS encoding ribbon-helix-helix protein, CopG family, whose amino-acid sequence is MKLKIGTQIEEEIMKLIKRKAAEEGCSISDLIQDALVQYLSAGPTSPKE
- a CDS encoding adenylosuccinate synthase yields the protein MGNLVIIGAQWGDEGKGKIVDILARGTNIVVRYQGGSNAGHTVINERGTYIFHLIPSGILYRGTTCVIGNGVVVDPGSLIEEMDLLQTKGIAIGKNFAVSQRAHLILPYHKAIDRASEQSKGSRKIGTTGRGIGPSYADKMARIGILMGDLLNASLFKRKLEENLVEMNWFLERLYKVETFRVDKVFEQYMGYADRLRSHIVDTTLLLNRAIEKNKTVLFEGAQGTNLDVDFGTYPYVTSSSAAAGGACTGTGVGPTMIDAVMGIAKAYSTRVGSGPFPTELTDEVGRGLQERGREFGSTTGRARRCGWFDAVVVRHATLVNGLTSLALTKLDVLDGCKELKLCTGYRHGGTIYKSMPADLDLLTSCEPVYQRMKGWTTATTGTTSYKRLPVEAKRYLARIEELSQCRIDMISTGSKRAETIMLRNPLDCSRRSPKRS